The Pseudoliparis swirei isolate HS2019 ecotype Mariana Trench chromosome 19, NWPU_hadal_v1, whole genome shotgun sequence genomic sequence AGTGGCTCTGAACTGTGGGATGATGCTGAGGGAGTGCCTGCGTCACGAGCCTCTGGCACGGACGGTGCTCTTCTCTGAGGACTTCTACCGCTTCTTCGGTTATGTGGAGCTTTCGACCTTTGACATCGCCTCAGACGCCTTCGCCTCATTCAAGGTACAGTgcgtttttttttccttcttcaggATCCTCATACCAGCAGCTTGTCTCTAACACTTTGGTCTCTTCTGTCTCAGGATCTCCTCACAAGACACAAGATTATGTGTGCGGATTTCCTGGAGAACAATTATGACAGGGTGAGCCTCCTGGCTGTGTTCTAATCTTCAATCAAACAAAGGCTTACGCTGTGTCTATTTAATAAACGTGCAACATGTCGGTCAGGTGTTTACAGAATACGAGAAGCTCCTGCATTCTGATAACTACGTCACCAAGCGGCAGTCTTTGAAGGTAAGAAGCTCCATCTGATCCAAATCAGCTTTTAGATTCAACTGTTACTGTTTCATACAAATACAACATGTTGTAATTACACATCGTTTTTCAGCTCCTCGGGGAACTTCTGCTGGATAGACACAACTTCACCGTCATGACAAAATACATCAGCCGGGCGGAGAACTTGAAGCTGATGATGAACTTGCTGCGAGACAACAGCCGAAACATCCAGTTTGAAGCATTCCATGTGTTCAAGGTGGGCTCATGAAACGCGTATCGTCAGTGCATCTATATTTTGTTTTGGATCGTTAAATATTGAAAGCTCTGTTGGAGGCTAGAggatctcttctcatctctgtaccttttttattttttatatatataaaggtatTCGTTGCAAACCCCAACAAGACTCAGCCCGTGCTGGACATCCTGCTGAAGAACCAGGCCAAACTCGTGGAGTTCCTGGGCCACTTCCAGACCGACCGATCGGAGGATGAGCAGTTCTGCGACGAGAAGAACTATCTGATCAAGCAGATCCGGGACCTGAAGAGGCCCGCGGCACCGGAGGAAGCTTAAAGGCGGCAGCGGTCGACTGCTCCCCGTCAGGTGGTAGACGTACAGGTGGTGGCTGGAGCTCCAGAAGGCTAAGAGAGTCTAAAAGACACgcttcattaaaatgtaatattaacCACAAAATATAGGAAAAAATGCAAAGATTACTTCcttcactttcttttcttttttttctttttcttttttagcatGGATGTGGAGGTGATTTCCATCCAGCAACTTGAGTGGGCCAAGAACTGTTATTTAAACCATAGTGCTTCTTCTTTGGTGATGATGAAATGTATTTTAGTCTGTTCCTGTAATGTTGGACCTTAAACTGTTACCTTTCCACATACATTGTTGCTGCCAGACTGGAGAATGACAAAaagccccccccacaccccaccaCACTCCCCCTCACAGCCAACCTGCATTCTTGAAAGTCTTTCTCACAGATGTGTCTATATTTTAGAAATAGAGAAGCTGCGGAGAAgcatatacacatgcattatTTTTCTAATGTATCTTCCTGGTAAACAGTTTAGGACGTACGATAACCCTTCGCTCTGAACATTTAGTCTAAGTAATGGCATAGGTTTGGTTTACTGCCTTATTGTAAAGCTGTTGTGTTGTACAGGGACTCGATAGATCCCCAGAAATACTGCTTTGGCAGAGACGCGTGGATCATGTAGTCCAGGTCATCGCTTTGTGATCTTCGGTGATTAATGTGTAGGCGGTAGAACTTTCGGTTGCGTTGGGTGAGATTACGGAGGTCACAAATGATCCTGCAGTCCTCACCGATGCATTAGCTGGCACAGGAAGGGGAACTCAAAACTATAGAGGAATCAATTAATTAAgctgtgataaaaaaaataaaaagtttttaaaacagTGTTTAGGCCGCGCTCAGCGAGGCTTGCGTGACTGAAATAGAAGCAAGGCATCAGATAACGCCGCAGGGTACCGGCCCGTCCGTTCGCCCGCTAACACGGGACGGCCAGGATCCACCGATTGATCTCATTCTCGCGCAGTGAGCACAGACGGGACCCGTTCATCCGAAACGATGAACGAGGCATTTCTCCACAACGCTAGAGGTGATATTGCCGTTCACGCGGAGGTGTTGCCCATGACGATGCATCAAAAAGCATGCTGCACTGTAAATCTATTCTGGCGTCGTTTAAAATAAGCGGACATGCCGAAGACTCTTCATACTAATGTATAAAGAAGTTCCCTCATTTGGTTTTCATTCGACACGAATTGAACATCTAACGTTTGAGAATTGGGCGGATGGTAAAGGACGTGAGACGAATTAGATCCTCTTGATCTCACGTCAACAATAACTCACCCATGCAGTTGTTTACTCTTAACAACAAAGAATACAAAGCATCCATTGATCTGATTTtacaataatacattttaatatattacgCAGTCACATGCCGTTTGATGCATCAGAGCACGTCCTATGGCTAAATTACCAACATGCACCTTTTGTTTAACGATACTTTAGTTTTGGCTGACGAGCACTGAATTCATCGCGTTCCTCACGCGCACCGTCGATTGGTTccgtttataaaataaaaaaaatactcctTACTTCTGCCATTGTCACTGAAATGGCATTTTAGGGATTTCAAGATATTCGTTGTCTGAGCGCACAGActatagtgtatgtatatacctCATGGGATTTGGGTTTTTGCAAATGCTGTGTTCTCTTTCCTCACTCGCCgagatatattttatttgactgTTTAAGATACACAGCCGTGGTTTGGATGCATGCCTGAACTTGACGTATATGTTCAAACTTGAACGGGGACTACGATCTGGTTTTCACAATGGAAAACTAGATTTTTTAAACTGAACTATTTCGTCGGGTGTTGCCACACAAACGTTAATTCATAATGAATAGCAGTGTGCTTACCTTGTACTGAATGTTGCCttatttaaagacatttaacgGATCGTAATGATCTTGTGAAATTCCAcaacttgttttattttagaCCAAAGTCCATATGAAAAAGGATAAAGATGTACATTTCAAGTCCCGAATGTATTGCCAGTTCATTTCTCAGCGCCACGTGTAGCGCCGTCGCCGACCGCATTAAACTCGAAGGTGATCCCGagagtgtaaatatatattttaacagaCTACGCTCAGTTGTGGCTATTGGCTTTTTTATTATCATCACCGTTTGGTACACTGCACCAAATAGTCACAAGATTATCATCAGGCCTTTACGgatcaatacatttatttgtggattCCGCTGGTAATGTGGTACATTATGCACAAATAGACAAGTCCTACACACAGTGCACTGTCATGGCACCAGTTTATGAGAGAAAGTTTGTCTGAAAGTGTGTTTGagtttcttaaaaaaagaagacgaagaagatcCTGTCCGTGATCAACTCCCTTCTGATTATTTATTGGCAAagccagtttttttttaaactacatcAATGCCCAATTAGACTTTCCCCATTTACAGagtaattattaatatatatacatgagcACAAACAAACTTGCAGCTTGCTGAAAAACCGttgcataaaaaaaaaggtgtaatAATATCCAAGATTATCCGCGTtgtgtaaaagaaaataaagttaaTTTTGAATAATCCTCCAGAATATGATTTTAAATTGAGCCCAGTCATGACGTGCTGTTCACAGTGGTCCCAACAGGGGGCGCTGTTGGCACCAATTGGTCCAATTGTACTAGCTGCACCAACAAAGCATTTCATGTTTCTATAACCCTACCTCTAATTATGAGTTTATAAATCACTGGCGATATAATGTAGACGTCAACACAAATTCCTTAAGGTCAGTACTTTATATTTCATGATTTAGAGTTATctgtttaaatatttgttttgctttactttttttactcTGTTGCCTTCTCcctttttatttccccccccccccccctttaccgTTTCTCTTTCCACGCTCTGgatattgtttttctttatttaccaTGGGAGCAAATAATGTGTACATAACTTTATAAAGGATACAAGTGTGAAAGCattcatgaaaaataaaaaactttatgGCAAATTCATTGTGTGTGAGTCTTCGACAGTTAAAGCTTAAAGGCCCAAAACACATCcgggtccacacacacaggtgttttcacttcatCTGATTCGGGCCTCTTCTCACtactatgtgggcgtgtccagtgtgtgtctggCAGGGCAACGGATTCTAATTGGTGCTTGTAGTGCGATCAACTCAGCCTGTAATTAGCTTGTTCTGCCCAAGGCGGGTCCAATCAGACAATTGAAAACACCTGTGTTGGTGTGTCGGCTTATTTTAAGAGACCTGAAGGgattctgtgtgtatatatataatatattatatatatatagatatagtgtgtatatatatatacacacacatatgtatatatatacacacacatatgtgtatatatatacacatatatgtgtatatatatacacatatatgtatatgttaaaGAAGTTGTGTTTTAGTGATCTTCAAGATCACCTATTCAGTTTGTAGTGAGATTATAATAGTCAGTTAGTTACAGATAAATTAATTCCCCTGCTGCAGGTTTCTTAGACACGAGAAGTCAGAAGTCTTGAGGAGATGCCTCCACTGATCTATGAGCAGTTCCACTCTCTGAAACATGTGTCCTGGATGTCCTCTCAAAAGTTTTCACTGTGATGATGAAAGATATTCAAACTGTTTTGGTACGTCTATGGCCCAGctggtgtttatttgtttactctATACTAATATGTGCAGGAAAAAAACTAATTCAGAGAAGTTTTCAGTTTTTCTAAAAGTGAATATTGTTGAGCGTGGAAGGTGATTCTGTAACGACAGTCTTCCCTTAATTAACACTTTTGGGTTAGttggacaaaataaatgttaCACTCTGGGGAATTATTATATTTCATAGATTTAAATGATGAATCAAGTACTAGCCTGTTGTTTTTCTGCAAAATATTGACAATTCATAACAATCTAAGTCGCTcgatgtgtattttttatttctgccgGATAGAAAACCTTCTAGACTCTCATGTTACGCGATCTACGACATTGACAATGTTTGTCAGGATGTTTGTTGAGCTTGTTTACATTGAGACGTATAGCTTTTATCAATAAGTGAGTCACCGCTCACGTCTTATATGCAGAGTGTATTCATGCATGCAAATTAATATTGGCTAAAAATAACCCCTCCCAGTTCAAAACACTGGGACGCATTCCACCCGACCAGGAGGGCTCCACCATGAGGCCTGCTCAATAGGCTGCCACCCCATTGTCTGCGTGGTCAACTATAATGCCTGTGAACTTACTCAAACCAAAAAAGAAAACGCACATCATTCCTCCGCCCAGACCAATACCTTTTTATTCTAATGCAACATCTAAAATATCGCATGCAAAAATCTTCATGGCATGGATTACAACCCTTAAAGGGTTCTGCAAATAAGATCAACAGCTTCCTGACAAAAACACTCCAAGTGAACCAGAGAGACACTTGGGGGGgggaattaaaaaagaaatgggcagctgcagtttatttttctttgtgagagagagagagcgagagagagagagagagagaataggaaAGTAGGTTAAAGTTCATTGAGGAAGAAGGCAAGTGAGGCAACTCTGCGTCCATGTTCCCACAGTGGAGGAAGTGCCACCATGCCTTTTGGAAAGCCTTTGCAAAATGCTTTAAATCTCTActgttgcaacaacaacaacaacaacagacattaTTACTGAGTGCTATCTGTGTGCACGTGAGGCGGTGGGCTGGTGGAGTGACGTGCCCCTGCAGACGGGGTGGGGGCAGGGCAGGTTTTTACAGGGGTTACGGGGTCACGAGCCTCCTGGGCTCCTTTTGACCAGTAACGCGCCGAatggatgaaagagagagagagagaagcgggTTCATGCACAAACTTTCCAGCGACCATGTGCAGGGAAAAAGTTCTCccgggaagaggaagaggaagaggaggaggaaagctgcgcgagggaagaaaaaagtctatatttttaaatcacccccccccccctcccaaaaaaacgAAGGGAAGCGTGTTTGCGAGaggatttttcttcttcttcttcttcttcttcttcttcttcttctaaggaCGACATCCGGCTCGAGAGCGTCGCCCGCGTGCCTCTCCCCACCCCCacaaagagaaaaacaacacgAAAAGATGCTCTCACAATTTCATGCATGACAGAAGTTTTTGTTGGGCGCAAAGAGGGCTGCGCACGGTACAACATCTGCGTGGCGCAAGGTACGTGCGTGGGCGCAATATTGGGAGATTTCTGCAGGATACGGTCACTCGGTAGAATAAAGCTCCAGGCAATGCAAAGGTAGGCTGTCAGGAGTGggtttgtcttttctttaaTCCAACACAGAATAACGCACGTGGTCTTGTGCTTTCGTTTCCAAAAAAGTTTGAATCATCTGAAGTTTTATTTGTGCCGATTTCTCTAGATTTGTTAAAGTAAAGAATGCAAATATCGTGTGCTAATATGTATATCAtgcttgttttcatttttataaTCCGCATGTGTTCACATTGAATGTGCATGTGTTCTCCGGGAGTCTTAATAACTTTTAGTTAACTAAAAGTCGGTTCCGCTCGAGTCTTTTGTTATGGCGTCGGCACGTTGCGCTCATCcgggatttattttttaataatccgCAAAGTGTTACAAATCCATCCCGCCTGCCGCTCGCCAGCTGCGTTTTTTGTCGTCGTAGTAGTTACGTCACCGAATAAACGCGGATGTGATTTGGAGATCGTTGTTTAATTGAGCCGACACGCTCATCGTGGCGTCGCCAGCCGCTTGTTGGCGCCACTTTGTTGAAGCTGCACGCGCTCGGACAACACGAGCTCATCGTAGAGCTCTGTTGCATCCCATAATCTGCAGCGTGAGAGAATAAGAGCTCTTATGGATGTATGGTGGGGAGTTATCAGCTATATTTTAACTTGTTCATCTTTTTCCATCTTTTgaagatgcgtgtgtgtgcgcgtgcgctcTGGCCGTGTGCATGCTACAAAAGAATGCACTGAAGAGGTTAAAGGGTGTTCTGGAAAGTTATGTTTTCCAACAATGTTTCAAGGTCTTTTTAAACTGGGATGTATGTCTTAATGCTGGAATGTAAACTGAATGCATTTACTTAAAAAGTATAATGTCTGAGTGCTTTTTCATGACCTATATTTAAGTTTGAGGTTGCTTTTCAGAGAGAATGTGGAATATGTCAAATATCCCTCATATATTGATGCTTATTATCAAGGGTTATTTATCAGATTAAGACtattaaactaaataaacatcTTTATATTAGGgaattgtattttttgtattaataTCTGACGTTTTCAATGATGTGTCTATATTAAAGTCTCAAATCCTCTAAACCAGATTTCTATTTTGGAAATTATTCCGCCTTTCCAaagttgtattttattgtgGGACTTTTGTAATGCTTGAAGATTTGTGTGTAGAAGGAAAGCCTCCCCGCCTGTACGTGTTTTTAATTCAGTTAACCGCCTCAAACGGCTGCAGCCCTGCAGAGAAAGTATGAATTCTCCTCTTATTGAGTTGTGGGATCGGTTTCAATATTTGTCTCCCATTGCTATCCATTGATTTTGGTTCTGTTTTCAGATTCTCCAGACTGGGAGCGTCTTGGAGTTGGAAGTAATCCAGCACATCAACCCTCTCCATGACCCCCAACTCTCACGGTCCTCCAGCTAAGGTGCATCTAGTGTAGTCAGTGAACTAGCTCAGTATCTACTGCCCTAGTTGCTCCTTCTGGCTGGAGGGTTCGCTCTCTCAACATCTCAAATATTCTGAAAACAAATGTATCTCTGGGTGGAAATGCTTTTCATGTCTGATATGTGTTGACTAGCCAACATGTGGTATAGCctcttttttgttattaatttGTTTGCAGTTTTTAATCCTTCACTGACGGACCCCACGGAGCAGATTCCTTTTAAACAAAACTAAAAGGATAAGAAATAAGGTGTTTACTACATTGCTCAAAGGACGGTGGAAGGGTCCCTGAACGTGCCGTGGACTCCGCAGTCCCAAAGTGCTCACAGTGCAGGTAGTGCACAcggatctactgcagtttgtgcACTTCAGGTATTGCCGGTCACCTTCCCCTCGTGTGCACACGTCAGCTCCGTTTTTTTTCCTGCTTGCAGGTGGAACTCATGTGGGATTTACGGGGAGTTTTGTTGGTTTGCTGTCAGCTTCTATCCGTCTCTGCTGTGCAAATCCATGCAAAGCTCTCCGTTCCTCAGACGCGCAGCCAAAAtacgtttttgtttgttgttttctcttccaagctttgttgaataaataaaaaaattgtataTACACCGCAGGCACAAGAGAGCAGCTGTTACacccccccctcatccccctcCTTGTTGCAGTAATTGTAGACTCTACAGGAGTCTTTAACAATACGGTTTTTTGGggtattatctttttttaatctatacATTTTACTGCTTGTCTTGCTGTTTTCAGATGGATGACTTCACAATTTCAATGCTAGACAAAATCAAAAGAAATTGCACAGTATCCATCTGCAAGCCGCCAGATGTTGTgaacggcgtgtgtgtgtgtgtgtgaagggtgtGGAGGATAAACTGCGACTATGAACTCTGCTCCATCTGCAGAGGGGATGAGCTCTGAGTGTTGGCCTCCCGCAGACTGACCGCTAGGTGGCACCATTTCCACTTTATTGGCTCCTACAGGCGCTGAGTGGAAGTAAAATAGATGTCCACTCGATGAGAAGGAGGTGCAAAATGAAATGCCATTTGGTTTTGAGattgaattatatttatatagttatttaAGATAGGAGGATGCAGATGTTTGTGCACGTATCGGAGTGCTATACTGTACGCTTTTTCTCCATGTGGTTGAACAATAAAAGCTCATTTTCCGATCATTGCCGACGCTTATGTGCCATATTTTCTTCTGCCTGAtgatgcatcacacacacacacacacgcgcgcgcagcCATTCAACCAACCGCTCGTGCACCGCATTACTCTCCTActatctccctcctctcctgcagCCAATGGATCACATCGCATCACTATTAGACGAGAGGGGAGCTCTAAATACGCGCAGGTTCACGCTGTGGCGCGCGCTTTTTTTTGGAGAGGGGTGGAGAGATGGGGGCGCGCATATGTATCTAGAGCTCGTCGGTCTGTGCAGCAAGCTGAGTCAGAGCCGCGAGTGAAGAGGGACTCTGAAGTTCTCCACGTCGGGAGTGGAGCTTATCCGGACCCGGAAGTCGCAGCCTCAGCTCGTCGGCGTCAAACGCGGGATGCTCCAATAACTTTTTAACGTATTTTTGAAGTTTAATCTCCTCCGTTCCGCCCGGTCTCCCGGTGGTTAAACGCAGCTCGCCTGCCATGCTCGTTGTATCGGTGCGCGGGGCGCTCTTCCTGTGCGCCTTGCTCCAGCTCTTCTCGCTGCCCAGCGCACAGGTGCCGACCTGCCAGGAGGTGCGCACGGCGTTCCAGTCTCTGCATCCGGGCTCCAAGTGGGTCCCCGAAGCCCCGGTGTCAGGTAACTGTCATCAACTACGCGTGTGCATGTTGTAGCTCCGCGCGGTTTTACGCACGCGTCCTTAGATTTATTGGCACTTCTATGGGTTAAACATATGGATTTATACTCCAATTCAATTTCCACTTTTGGGTTTCGGAGGACATCGACGTTACAACGGTCCTCTTGGCACTGAgagccagcacacacacacacacacacacacacacacacacacaatccatccCGCTGGCAGGTTGAAATGCAGGTTGAATTATATAAGCTTGTTAACTGTTCAATAACAAGCGTACAGAATCGATTGGATTCGGTATCGATCCAAACCTGGAGCCAAGTAACCCAACTTTGTTTTTGACGGCACTTTAGGAAACTGGAAAGCACATTTATTTTCAGCATAGACAGTGGGCTTTGAATCTTCAAGTTTGAGGGTTTCTGTTtcgataatgatgatgatggactgcaaacatttaaaataaataaataaaaagatcacTCTTCCCAGAGTTGATTAATTATCCGTGCTCGGGTCCTCATTACACTCTAGATTAGTGCTGTGATGTGAATCTGTAATAGGTGCGGCTACCCAAAGAGGTACTTTACTCTCTTCATGCTCAAATGTCAACGAGTCGGCCCCGGAGGAGGCAATAAGGAACAGTCTTGACTTTTGAGACGTGAGGAAAAACACACTGATTGGGCCGGAGGGGGGTTCAGGTCCCCTTAATTTTGCAGAACACCGCAGGTCTGGGCGCAGCTCGAGCCTGTTGCGCGCGTTCTGATCCAGAAGACACCCCATAATGGCTGAAGCAGCAGTCAGCTTCAAAAGGTAAATTGGGTGTTATCCTGTCATGTCAGCACGAGGGGTGCACGTGGTCCAGGTTAACAGCTTCTCCTTGTAGCTTGCACACTTCACCGGATTTTCAAAGAGGTTTTCCCAAATAGTGCCAGACATACACGGTGCGCTGTGAACACGCGTCGGGAGTGTGATGAATCAAACGGCATGGGCAAAGACGTGCGACGCACTCTGAAGTGCGTCTGTGTCACGCTCAATTCACCCCGTTATTAATCTCCCCCTCCGGGTGCGCGCGGCTCCAACCACTGCGCCCTATCTCTCGTCGTGCATAAATCTTTAATCACAGATCCCTCCGCCGAGGCCATGGTGCATTTCATCTTGCCGGAGTCATCGTGGCAGGCCAAGATAAATATGTATCCCCACCCTCCCATCCCATAATACACATCTCAAATCAGAGGCAGAGCAGTCTGGCTGATGTGCACCTTCAGCTGGGTCTGCCAGAGCTGGGCAGCTCAAAACCATTACTCACACTGGAAATCAATCCACCAGTCAGCCGGGGGGACAATTCCCCCTCGTATGTTAAGAGCTACTTTGGATTACACATTCATGCCCGCGGCTCCTCTGCTGCAGCGTGATTGCTGGTTTTATGAAGTGAGCTGCATGTGGCCGATGGTAACGCGACACATCACAGGAGGAGATATTTAGATTGATGGAGATCTACGATTGGGAAGAACCCGTTGAGAGCCTTTTCTTCGGTTTCAGATCAACAAACAGGAGTTCATCTTTATTTTACCGTCTTGATTATAATCTTCATTTTTTTGTTCTTCGTCCCTTAAAGTGGCTCAAAACAAGAAgtgaaaaatgacattttttgtATTCTGCTTTGGAGTTTGTTCTATAAGGGAGATGCACCTCTGTTCTGACTGACCCGATGCACAACacaatgtgtgcatgtgttcatgcataGCCCAGCATTACACATTGCATATAAATATCTAATGATCTTTTCTGCATTTTtccatcttcatcctcttcaatGATGTTGATTTTTCTCCCATTGCAAGTGTAAGTACACAACAAGAAAATGTCTCCCATTGAGCCACAAAgtgctatatatatacattatgatTGATATAATGACATCTGCACCAGGAACAGTGAGACTGAAGCATATGAAGATAAAAGGCCTCTCCTTTTCATTCCCCATGTGCTGAAAAAATGCAGATAATCAACAACTCCCTTATATTCTGCAGACCTCCTATAAACCCTCACAGTCCCAGAGCTGGTGTAGTAAAATGTAATGGTTGTGAACGCAGGACTTAATGTCTAAACAAGGGGCTGCCAGTGAGAGACAGAGGTTACGACACATTCCGTCGTAAATCAATTTAATAGTGTTTAGGCTTTTAAAAAACACGTCGCACATTTAGCACGGCCCGTGAGAGGACGTGTAGCGTGGCCTTGAAtgtgaaaccccccccccccccccaggataAAGCCATGCATCTCTGTCTGTGTGGATCCTCGCCCCGGGGGGCTTCGTCCTTCGCATGTCTCCGCACATTCAATGTTACTTAACTTTGACTCAACAAGTTCACACCTCCCTGGTTTTAGCAGCGGGGGGATGGATGGAGGCCTGAGcgctctgcagactgatgcctTTTTTTGCGCGGTGCTTGTGGCTCGCGCGCCACCTGCGCTCGAGCGTGAACGAAGCTATAAAGTCCAGCGTGTGGTCCGCAGCGTGCCATCTACAGCAGGAAGGATTAGATTCTGCCGCTGGGTGCTGCTGGTACACGGCCTGCTAACCGCACCACATGGCCGCCGGATAAAAACGTTACGAACAAACTCTTCTTCAACAGCCGCAGACAGCTAGCGAGCTAACAGCTAGCGAGCTAACAGACATCTAGCAGGCaaacaggaagctgaactccCCAGACACAAACGCTGTATTTTCCCGGTGTATCCTACTAACTTTTAACATTGATAATAAGGTTACCACCAGTTAATGACTGCTGCAAATAAAGTATATGCTCTACTTTATATCCAGTTGGTTATGTCAAAACAAGCCGAAACAGGAGACGAGGAAACTAGCTCGCTAAGTATTTCACAGATGCTCCCGACCGCAAGTAACCGCGACCTGGGTGTGTTTTTATTGGCGTGGATTTAGTGACCTCCATCACCAACTATATTCTACTCTTCACAGAACGCATTACCTTTACACCCAAATAACCTTTGTGGGCTGAGTTTAGTTAATTTTGGTGTTATATCATTTTCTGGGTAAAGTTATCCAGTAATTTGCAAGAAAATTAGCAAAGACGAGATTAAAGTCGGTCCAAATCAGTTGGGAACCACTGGGACAATGTAATATTGATTCATTGTTTTTCAGTGGGCATGCAGTAAGAGTAGCATTAcgaaacatgacatcatcatcaatgGTTACATTCATTAGCTATCACTCATTCTTgcacacattaattatttctgCGTGAAGATCCAAATACGTAGTCGCTGTTGCCAAAATGTTTCTCCATGCTCAAGTCACATTCTAACCCTGAATATATTCCATCGTAGTTTTTTCACCTGGAAATATGTGCCGTCtttaaaaatagaagaagaaaataatgtgGCACATACTAAACTTTCCAGGCATGTTTCCAGTATTTGATGCCGTCCTTTATACCCAGCGATGACATTGAACCGTCTTTCAGCGTTAATATCGACAATATTCAAGCGATGCATGAAAATTTAAAACGTAATATCCTGAATGAGACAGAGTTATGGCGTGAGGTGGGATTTTCAGAAATctcatctcttcctcttttgCCCTAATGagcttttcttttacatttttataaaagcATGAAATATGCAGCCACTTCTCACATACTTGgtacatttttggggggggtcatCAATAATGCATCCTTGTCATTAATGGATACAGAATACGTTGACGGTTTTCAGTCAGATCTGCTGAACCTTGTGCAAAGAGGTGCAGAGTAAATGTGAAACGGGCTGCAGCAAGAGTTCTGCATCGAGGCCTACAGCCGATGAAAGATTTATGAACTTTAAATGTTGAGTATGGCTCGCTGGGATTTGACTGGGGGAAGTATCACgttctatctgtgtgt encodes the following:
- the cab39l1 gene encoding calcium binding protein 39, like 1 codes for the protein MPFPFGKSQKSPADIVRSLKENVAYMEKMDSGDSKKCEKVAEEVSKNLASLKEVLSGTGDKEPQTEAVAQLAQELYNTNLLIALIANLQRIDFEGKKDVVHLFSNIVRRQIGSRTPTVEYISTQQQILFMLLKGYESPEVALNCGMMLRECLRHEPLARTVLFSEDFYRFFGYVELSTFDIASDAFASFKDLLTRHKIMCADFLENNYDRVFTEYEKLLHSDNYVTKRQSLKLLGELLLDRHNFTVMTKYISRAENLKLMMNLLRDNSRNIQFEAFHVFKVFVANPNKTQPVLDILLKNQAKLVEFLGHFQTDRSEDEQFCDEKNYLIKQIRDLKRPAAPEEA